A single window of Granulibacter bethesdensis DNA harbors:
- a CDS encoding TonB-dependent siderophore receptor: MKLKALLLANAAMTAGMLAVMHQAQADSAAQKTAQAETSALPTLSVQGQKTTASTPVQGFLATRDTSATKTDTPILETPQAVTVITQDRMQVLNTRSITEALRYTAGVNADSYGADVRGFYGSIRAFTPDVYLDGTRTPITTTSQAFQIEPWGMERIEVLRGAVSPLYGSGNLGGLINAVSKTPRLNQQNQMQIQGGSFGRIQGAVDVGGKLNKSGTLLWRFNALLRDSGTGYKNIKNNRIYVAPSIAWKPDADTSVILLASYMQDDAGSSAQFLPAKGTVLPNPNGRIPRDFLNGDEQFDVYSKRQIAVGYAAEHHILSNWVVRQNMRFAHIDLNYRSIYGNGYAGQSLRTLNRVAMWQQPIMNTVTLDTNTEYKIATGPIGHDILLGVDFRSNANQQRNASLNGPTLDVFAPVYRSFTWPTFAGPRGVTLTSTNQTQTQTGVYLQDQLSYQNWHLTLTGRQDFASTSTVNNLKKSTASQDNQAFTGRAALLYAFPSGVSPYAAYSTSFLPQAGTDMQGNGFQPLTGDQVEVGIKYQPPSTNILFTAAAYDLHQQNVLTPNPIAPTFSVQTGEIRSRGIELEATGKITRNLSLISAFTYQEPLITKSNVAGATGSRPVAQASHMASVFLDYTYPISEDLSVGLGAGTRYTGETAGAVPNTFTVPSFLLFDLVAHADYKQWRLQVNATNLTDKTFVAACSSINACGYGQGRAVFASLGYRW; this comes from the coding sequence ATGAAACTCAAAGCCCTTCTTCTCGCCAATGCCGCCATGACAGCCGGAATGCTGGCTGTCATGCATCAGGCACAGGCCGACAGCGCGGCACAGAAAACTGCGCAGGCCGAGACATCGGCCTTACCCACCCTGTCCGTACAGGGGCAGAAAACGACCGCCAGCACCCCGGTGCAGGGATTTCTGGCAACGCGCGATACCAGCGCCACGAAAACCGACACGCCTATTCTGGAAACACCGCAAGCCGTGACGGTTATTACCCAGGACCGCATGCAGGTACTCAATACGCGCAGTATCACTGAAGCGCTTCGCTATACGGCAGGCGTCAATGCGGATTCATATGGCGCTGACGTGCGGGGCTTCTATGGCTCCATTCGTGCCTTTACCCCGGATGTCTATCTGGACGGTACGCGCACACCCATTACCACCACCTCTCAGGCATTCCAGATCGAGCCATGGGGTATGGAACGCATTGAGGTACTGCGTGGAGCGGTCTCTCCACTGTATGGTTCAGGTAATCTCGGCGGTCTGATCAATGCCGTCAGCAAAACACCCAGGCTGAACCAACAGAACCAGATGCAGATTCAGGGTGGCTCCTTCGGTCGTATTCAGGGTGCGGTGGATGTGGGGGGGAAACTCAACAAGAGCGGAACACTGCTGTGGCGTTTCAATGCCTTGTTGCGCGATTCAGGCACCGGTTACAAAAATATCAAAAACAATCGCATTTATGTTGCCCCATCCATTGCGTGGAAACCGGATGCCGATACCAGTGTGATCCTGCTGGCCAGCTACATGCAGGATGATGCAGGATCATCCGCCCAGTTCCTTCCCGCCAAAGGCACAGTCCTGCCCAATCCCAATGGTCGGATTCCGCGTGACTTCCTGAATGGCGATGAACAGTTCGACGTTTATTCCAAGCGCCAGATCGCTGTCGGATATGCAGCAGAACATCATATCCTGTCGAACTGGGTGGTACGCCAGAATATGCGCTTTGCCCATATCGACCTGAATTATCGCTCCATCTACGGAAATGGATATGCTGGCCAGAGTCTGCGTACACTGAACCGCGTCGCGATGTGGCAACAACCTATCATGAACACGGTGACGCTGGATACAAATACGGAATACAAGATCGCTACAGGCCCGATCGGCCATGACATTCTGTTGGGTGTCGATTTCCGTAGCAATGCCAACCAGCAACGTAACGCGAGCCTCAACGGTCCTACGCTGGATGTTTTTGCACCTGTCTATCGCAGCTTCACATGGCCGACTTTCGCAGGCCCGCGCGGTGTCACACTCACCAGCACCAACCAGACACAGACACAGACCGGTGTCTATCTGCAGGATCAGCTCTCCTACCAGAACTGGCACCTGACGCTGACCGGACGGCAGGATTTTGCCTCCACCTCCACGGTGAACAATCTGAAAAAATCCACTGCTTCCCAGGATAATCAGGCTTTCACCGGTCGTGCCGCCCTGCTTTATGCATTCCCGAGCGGTGTCTCACCCTACGCAGCCTATTCCACATCGTTCCTGCCGCAGGCTGGCACAGATATGCAGGGCAATGGCTTCCAGCCTCTGACCGGTGATCAGGTCGAAGTCGGCATCAAGTATCAGCCTCCCTCGACCAACATTCTGTTCACGGCGGCGGCCTATGATCTGCACCAACAGAACGTGCTGACTCCGAACCCGATTGCACCCACATTCAGCGTGCAGACGGGCGAGATCCGCAGCCGCGGCATCGAACTGGAAGCAACCGGCAAAATCACCCGGAACCTTTCCCTGATCAGTGCCTTCACCTATCAGGAGCCGCTGATTACAAAGAGCAATGTGGCCGGTGCAACCGGATCACGACCCGTCGCACAGGCGAGCCACATGGCATCCGTGTTTCTGGATTATACTTATCCGATCAGCGAAGATCTCAGCGTAGGGCTTGGGGCCGGTACCCGCTATACTGGTGAAACAGCCGGTGCCGTACCCAACACCTTCACGGTACCGAGTTTCCTGCTGTTCGATCTGGTAGCACACGCGGATTACAAGCAGTGGCGCCTGCAGGTAAATGCCACCAATTTGACCGATAAAACATTTGTCGCCGCATGCAGCAGCATCAATGCCTGCGGGTATGGTCAGGGCCGGGCCGTGTTTGCCTCTCTCGGATACCGCTGGTAA
- a CDS encoding sarcosine oxidase subunit delta, with the protein MRIACPCCGPRGLEEFLYRGDATRTLPAASARTEAWADYTYLRDNPAGGHEEYWFHAAGCQNWLRVRRDTRDHSILSVILARDPSASATGEVR; encoded by the coding sequence ATGCGCATCGCCTGTCCCTGTTGCGGCCCGCGCGGCCTGGAGGAATTCCTGTATCGTGGCGATGCCACCCGCACCCTTCCGGCGGCCTCGGCCAGAACGGAGGCATGGGCGGACTACACCTATCTGCGCGACAATCCGGCAGGGGGGCATGAGGAATACTGGTTCCATGCCGCCGGTTGTCAGAACTGGCTGCGCGTCAGGCGTGATACGCGCGACCACAGCATCCTCAGCGTCATACTGGCCCGCGATCCGTCCGCCTCTGCAACGGGAGAGGTACGATGA
- a CDS encoding XRE family transcriptional regulator, with translation MNKKVTSQTSDRQPPASVDVPLITGSNAPPVRTEAPPASLEAAIGAKVRRLRQRLGITAADLAAEADLSAGMLSKIENGSTSPSLATLQALSRALNTPISSFFSDFDERRDCSYVPAGMGLSIERRGTKAGHKYELLGHSLGSGLAVEPYLITLSKDAAPYTQFQHKGTELIYMLSGSIRYRHGDGLYTLNPGDMLSFDSAALHGPEELTELPAQFLSIIVYNRE, from the coding sequence ATGAACAAAAAAGTTACCTCCCAGACATCTGACAGGCAGCCTCCTGCATCTGTCGATGTGCCTTTGATTACCGGCTCCAATGCCCCCCCTGTCAGAACGGAGGCGCCTCCTGCTTCGCTGGAGGCCGCTATTGGCGCGAAAGTGCGCCGCCTGCGCCAGCGTCTTGGCATTACGGCGGCCGATCTGGCGGCGGAAGCGGATTTATCAGCCGGAATGCTCTCGAAAATCGAAAACGGCTCTACATCTCCGTCACTGGCCACGCTTCAGGCATTGTCCCGCGCTTTGAATACACCAATCTCAAGCTTCTTCAGCGATTTCGATGAACGACGCGATTGTAGTTATGTTCCAGCCGGTATGGGCCTGAGCATTGAACGGCGCGGCACCAAAGCAGGGCATAAATACGAGCTGCTGGGGCATTCTCTGGGCTCCGGTCTGGCCGTGGAGCCATATCTGATCACCCTCAGCAAGGATGCCGCCCCCTACACGCAGTTTCAGCACAAGGGAACAGAACTGATTTATATGTTGTCGGGCAGCATTCGCTACCGCCACGGGGATGGGCTTTATACTTTGAATCCCGGTGATATGCTGTCTTTTGATTCGGCAGCACTGCATGGACCGGAGGAGCTGACAGAACTGCCAGCCCAATTCCTGTCGATCATCGTTTATAATCGGGAATGA
- a CDS encoding sarcosine oxidase subunit gamma, translating into MSETPFVMTEQNRAIALVSTRRNGHSALRDAFLIGYGIPLPETGKRSAVPGMEMLWNSSRQYLVIGHDPGLASNIQAAAGSNASVTEQGDGRVILHLSGTAVRDVLAKLVPIDLHPRSFGPEDTAITTMAHVTVQIWHSDQENGFHLAIPRSYADYAIAMITEAAREWQAG; encoded by the coding sequence ATGTCTGAAACACCTTTTGTGATGACGGAACAGAACCGGGCCATCGCGCTGGTCAGCACCAGACGGAATGGCCATTCCGCCCTGCGGGATGCCTTCCTCATCGGGTACGGCATCCCCCTGCCCGAGACCGGAAAGCGCAGCGCCGTACCCGGTATGGAGATGCTGTGGAACAGCAGCAGACAGTATCTGGTCATCGGTCATGATCCTGGCCTTGCATCGAACATACAGGCTGCCGCCGGTAGCAATGCCTCGGTCACGGAACAGGGGGATGGACGGGTGATTCTCCATCTCTCCGGCACTGCCGTCAGGGATGTGCTGGCGAAACTGGTCCCGATCGATCTGCATCCACGCAGTTTCGGCCCGGAGGATACAGCCATCACCACCATGGCCCACGTCACCGTGCAGATATGGCATTCCGATCAGGAAAACGGTTTCCATCTTGCCATTCCCCGCAGCTATGCGGACTACGCCATCGCCATGATCACCGAAGCCGCCCGCGAGTGGCAGGCCGGTTAA
- a CDS encoding LysR family transcriptional regulator produces MLHSPGLPFDLRLLEIFLAVCDAGGMAGAARRLGLSQPAVSQAIAEIEKRTGVALLDRGVRPLSPTPAGVLLRQRGAALLEEARQIAPLLRQVRQRRLALLRIGMVDSLSRAVLGPLAQQLETMADQVMFLSGLTASHASALLTRHLDICLGTDALQDLDGLERWNLFDEPYILALPSGVDLPGGLSAAASLTALSERLPLARYSARSRTGIDIERHLRRLQLDLPRHQEFDTPYGVMAMVEQGIAWGMTTPLCIYEARTDLNRIRCLPLPGPSLRRQLTLVARRRELGTVPRSLAQGVRKALEAEAMPWLRRSMGWVCEGKTELLPPLSSMTGPNADHGMGD; encoded by the coding sequence ATGTTGCACAGTCCCGGACTGCCATTTGACCTGCGCCTGCTAGAGATTTTTCTGGCGGTCTGCGATGCAGGCGGCATGGCTGGTGCGGCGCGCAGGCTGGGCTTGTCGCAACCGGCTGTCTCGCAGGCCATTGCCGAGATCGAGAAACGCACCGGTGTTGCGTTGCTGGATCGTGGTGTCAGACCGCTTTCACCCACGCCGGCAGGGGTGCTGTTGCGGCAGCGCGGCGCGGCATTGCTGGAGGAGGCGCGGCAGATTGCCCCGCTGCTGCGTCAGGTTCGTCAGCGGCGTCTGGCGCTGCTGCGGATCGGGATGGTCGATTCCCTGTCCCGCGCCGTGCTGGGGCCTCTGGCGCAACAGTTGGAGACGATGGCTGATCAGGTCATGTTTTTGTCCGGCCTGACCGCCAGCCATGCCAGTGCATTGCTGACGCGGCATCTGGATATCTGCCTCGGCACGGATGCGTTGCAGGATCTGGACGGGTTGGAACGCTGGAATCTGTTCGACGAGCCTTATATCCTGGCGCTTCCATCCGGGGTTGATCTGCCGGGGGGATTATCCGCTGCTGCCTCTCTGACCGCGTTGTCTGAGCGACTGCCGCTGGCCCGGTATAGTGCCCGCTCCCGCACGGGGATCGACATAGAGCGGCATCTGCGCCGTTTGCAACTGGATCTGCCACGTCATCAGGAATTCGATACGCCTTATGGCGTTATGGCAATGGTGGAGCAGGGGATTGCCTGGGGAATGACCACGCCGCTCTGTATCTATGAGGCACGTACGGATTTGAACCGCATACGCTGCCTGCCTTTGCCGGGACCATCCCTGCGGCGTCAGTTGACCCTGGTCGCGCGGCGAAGGGAGCTTGGAACAGTGCCGCGTTCCCTGGCACAGGGGGTGCGCAAGGCGCTGGAGGCTGAGGCCATGCCGTGGCTGCGCCGTTCTATGGGCTGGGTTTGTGAAGGAAAAACGGAGCTGCTGCCACCCTTATCATCCATGACCGGCCCCAATGCCGATCACGGGATGGGTGATTGA
- a CDS encoding sarcosine oxidase subunit alpha family protein: MNAPLSQSCRLPSGGMIDRTSLLRFHFDGRSYTGHAGDTLASALLANGVKLVGRSFKYHRPRGILSAGEEEPNALVHLRSGARQEPNTRATTIELFDGLTATSQNRFPSLRFDLLSVNQLISPFLTAGFYYKTFMWPAGFWEKLYEPAIRRAAGLGTLSGEADPDRYEKATAFCDVLVIGSGPAGLAAAVAAARTGARVILAEQDHRLGGRTLTERRDIDGQPAAQWAATMEAELAACAEARIFRRTTVFGVYDGGTYGALERVADHLPVTPDHLPRQRLWRFIARRCVLATGSIERPLVFDGNDRPGVMLAGSVRSYVNRFAVRPGQRAVIALNNDDAARTAADLAAAGLSIAALVDQRAETSQAVRDIAHRTGARLFAGAHIKKAHGGASGIRSVSVAGTDSGVATLRADLLAMSGGWTPALHLTTHLGGKPRWDGTISTFLPDTDRLPPGMRVVGAAAGCFSLGRGIAEGTHAGLEAAESCGFSLPSAPALPATDDLDADPAQPLGTLRSIKGKAFIDFQNDVTAKDVALAHQEGFVSVEHLKRYTTLGMATDQGKTANINGLALMAGITGAGIPATGTTGFRPPYTPVSIGALGGAHRGPQYRPRRLTPLHRWAEARGGVFTEVGQWMRAQYFPRPGESDWLATATREVNAVRNGVGFCDVSTLGKIDIQGADAAEFLDRVCVNRLSRIRSGRAGYLVMLREDGFVLDDGTAARLGEDHYLLSASTAHAGQVFQHLLYCHQCLWPELDVQIASVTEQWAQIAIAGPRSRDVLRRLIDPAFDLSREAFPRMSVAETMLTDGTPVRLFGLSFSGELAYELAVPARHAAGIADRLMEAGAEFDITPYGTEAMGIMRVEKAYPAGSELNGQVTLHDLNAGGLMADKECLGRAMALRPALTDPGRPRLIGLRPVDAGFQIDPGIRMRAGAHLLPRGAEASAAHDQGSITSAVYSPTLGHWIALALLRNGPERAGEIIRVYDPVRGEDYLAEIVSSAFVDPAGDRSNV, encoded by the coding sequence ATGAACGCCCCCCTTTCCCAAAGCTGCCGTCTGCCCTCCGGCGGCATGATCGATCGCACCAGCCTGCTGCGTTTCCATTTCGACGGGCGCTCCTATACCGGCCATGCGGGCGATACGCTGGCTTCCGCCCTGCTGGCCAACGGGGTAAAACTGGTCGGGCGCTCGTTCAAATATCACCGCCCGCGCGGTATTCTTTCGGCGGGCGAGGAAGAACCGAACGCGCTGGTGCATCTGCGCAGTGGCGCAAGGCAGGAACCGAATACCCGTGCGACGACAATCGAGTTGTTCGACGGGCTGACCGCCACCAGCCAGAACCGCTTTCCGTCGTTGCGTTTCGATCTGCTGTCGGTCAACCAGTTGATCTCACCGTTTCTGACGGCGGGGTTCTACTACAAGACCTTCATGTGGCCTGCCGGGTTCTGGGAAAAACTGTACGAACCCGCCATTCGCCGCGCCGCCGGTCTCGGAACGCTGTCAGGCGAGGCCGATCCTGATCGCTATGAAAAAGCAACGGCTTTCTGTGACGTTCTGGTGATTGGCTCCGGTCCGGCCGGTCTGGCAGCGGCGGTCGCGGCGGCACGGACCGGAGCCCGCGTCATTCTCGCCGAGCAGGATCATCGTTTGGGCGGCCGCACCCTGACCGAGCGCCGCGACATCGACGGCCAGCCCGCCGCGCAATGGGCCGCAACGATGGAAGCCGAACTTGCCGCCTGCGCGGAAGCCCGCATCTTCCGCCGCACCACCGTGTTCGGAGTATATGATGGCGGCACGTACGGCGCGCTGGAACGCGTGGCCGATCATCTGCCGGTGACTCCAGATCATCTGCCACGCCAGCGCCTGTGGCGCTTCATTGCCCGTCGCTGCGTTCTGGCCACCGGCAGCATCGAACGCCCGCTGGTTTTCGACGGCAATGACCGCCCCGGCGTGATGCTGGCAGGCAGCGTCAGAAGCTATGTCAATCGCTTTGCCGTGCGGCCCGGTCAGCGCGCCGTGATCGCCCTGAACAATGATGATGCCGCCCGCACTGCGGCCGATCTGGCGGCAGCCGGACTCTCCATTGCCGCCCTGGTCGACCAGCGGGCGGAAACCTCGCAGGCCGTACGCGATATCGCCCACCGCACCGGTGCAAGGCTGTTTGCCGGAGCACACATCAAAAAAGCGCATGGCGGCGCAAGCGGTATACGCAGCGTCAGCGTCGCGGGTACCGATAGCGGAGTCGCCACACTACGCGCTGATCTGCTGGCCATGTCGGGCGGCTGGACACCGGCCCTGCATCTGACCACCCATCTCGGCGGTAAACCGCGCTGGGACGGCACGATCAGCACCTTCCTGCCCGATACCGACAGATTACCGCCCGGTATGAGGGTGGTGGGGGCTGCTGCAGGCTGTTTCAGCCTCGGCAGAGGAATTGCCGAAGGAACGCATGCAGGGCTGGAAGCGGCCGAATCCTGTGGGTTCTCGCTCCCTTCAGCCCCTGCGCTTCCGGCCACGGATGATCTCGATGCCGATCCGGCCCAGCCGCTGGGTACCCTCCGCAGCATCAAGGGCAAGGCTTTTATCGACTTCCAGAACGATGTTACCGCGAAGGATGTGGCGCTCGCGCATCAGGAAGGCTTTGTTTCGGTCGAGCATCTGAAGCGCTACACCACGCTGGGCATGGCCACTGATCAGGGCAAAACGGCCAATATCAACGGGCTGGCCCTGATGGCGGGAATCACAGGGGCCGGCATTCCCGCCACCGGCACCACCGGCTTCCGTCCCCCCTATACACCGGTTTCGATCGGTGCGCTGGGGGGAGCGCATCGTGGACCGCAATACCGTCCTCGGCGCCTCACCCCGCTGCATCGCTGGGCCGAAGCACGCGGCGGCGTATTCACCGAGGTCGGGCAATGGATGCGCGCCCAATATTTCCCGCGTCCGGGAGAATCCGACTGGCTGGCCACCGCCACCCGTGAGGTCAATGCCGTGCGGAACGGGGTCGGGTTCTGCGATGTCTCCACGCTCGGCAAGATTGATATACAGGGCGCAGATGCAGCCGAATTTCTCGACCGGGTCTGCGTCAATCGCCTCTCACGCATTCGCAGCGGTCGCGCCGGATATCTGGTGATGCTGCGCGAGGACGGCTTCGTGCTGGATGACGGCACCGCCGCACGGCTCGGAGAAGATCATTATCTGCTGAGCGCTTCCACCGCCCATGCCGGGCAGGTGTTCCAGCACCTCCTCTACTGCCATCAATGTCTGTGGCCAGAGCTGGACGTGCAGATTGCCTCCGTCACCGAGCAATGGGCGCAGATCGCTATTGCAGGTCCACGGTCACGCGATGTTCTGCGTCGTCTGATCGACCCTGCGTTCGATCTGTCCCGCGAGGCATTCCCGCGCATGAGCGTGGCCGAAACCATGCTTACGGATGGAACGCCTGTACGGTTGTTCGGCCTCTCCTTCTCCGGTGAGCTGGCTTATGAACTGGCCGTCCCCGCCCGTCATGCAGCCGGGATTGCAGACCGGCTGATGGAGGCCGGGGCCGAGTTCGACATCACCCCCTACGGCACCGAAGCCATGGGGATCATGCGGGTGGAAAAAGCCTATCCGGCGGGCAGCGAGTTAAACGGACAGGTCACGCTGCATGATCTGAACGCCGGAGGATTGATGGCCGACAAGGAATGCCTCGGTCGTGCCATGGCATTGCGCCCGGCCCTGACGGATCCCGGCCGTCCGCGCCTGATCGGCCTGCGCCCGGTCGATGCCGGCTTCCAGATCGACCCCGGCATCAGAATGAGGGCCGGGGCCCATCTGCTGCCCCGCGGCGCTGAAGCCAGTGCCGCCCATGATCAGGGATCCATCACCTCTGCCGTCTATTCTCCCACTCTTGGCCATTGGATTGCGCTGGCACTCCTGCGTAACGGGCCTGAAAGGGCGGGGGAAATCATCCGCGTCTACGATCCCGTGCGCGGAGAAGATTATCTGGCCGAAATCGTTTCCTCCGCCTTCGTCGATCCTGCCGGAGACCGCTCCAATGTCTGA
- a CDS encoding WD40 repeat domain-containing protein, translated as MSGEMDEDFLLTSRGQQVQLGAYAIGVAFSQSHVAFAAADGCVHVLSLSDPTEKIQIRTHEDGLLSFCASPAGDGFLSGGDDGQLRLIRSDWTVETLAGFKGKWIETIAVHPDRKLGVIACTAGRAVHVFNAQGKLLKTLEHASTVTGLTFDAKGKRLFASHYNGVSIWYVASKTDNPRVLAWKGSHTGVAVHPAAEAVVTSMQENSLHGWRLSDGHHMRMSGYPAKTRSLSFSRSGRWLASSGAEAIVLWPFFGGGPMGKQPMELAPIPDGLCTAVACHPRHEAVAAGYSDGLAVMADIESGRILPICAPGRGEITVLRWSPDGRHLAFGTETGFAAWIDFSRQD; from the coding sequence ATGAGCGGGGAGATGGATGAGGACTTCCTGCTGACGTCCCGCGGGCAGCAGGTACAGCTTGGAGCCTATGCAATCGGTGTGGCATTCAGCCAGTCGCATGTGGCCTTTGCGGCGGCGGATGGCTGTGTCCACGTGCTGTCTTTGTCCGATCCGACTGAAAAAATTCAGATCAGGACGCATGAGGACGGACTACTTTCTTTCTGTGCTTCTCCCGCGGGGGATGGCTTTCTGTCTGGCGGCGATGACGGCCAGTTACGTCTGATCCGGTCTGACTGGACGGTGGAGACATTGGCCGGTTTCAAGGGCAAATGGATAGAGACCATCGCCGTGCATCCGGATCGTAAACTCGGAGTGATTGCCTGTACGGCAGGCCGGGCGGTGCATGTTTTCAATGCACAGGGAAAGCTGCTGAAAACGCTTGAGCATGCGTCCACGGTCACCGGGCTGACTTTTGATGCGAAGGGCAAGCGTTTGTTTGCCTCCCACTATAATGGCGTCAGCATCTGGTATGTGGCGTCCAAAACCGACAACCCTCGTGTTCTCGCGTGGAAAGGGAGCCATACCGGTGTGGCCGTGCATCCGGCAGCGGAAGCGGTGGTGACATCCATGCAGGAAAACTCTCTGCATGGCTGGCGGCTGAGTGACGGGCATCACATGCGTATGAGCGGCTATCCCGCCAAAACACGGTCGCTGTCTTTTTCCAGAAGCGGTCGATGGCTGGCGAGTTCCGGGGCCGAAGCCATTGTGCTGTGGCCGTTTTTCGGTGGTGGTCCGATGGGCAAACAGCCCATGGAACTGGCACCAATTCCGGATGGTTTGTGCACGGCGGTAGCCTGCCACCCGCGTCATGAGGCGGTGGCGGCAGGATACTCCGACGGGCTGGCTGTCATGGCCGATATTGAATCTGGTCGTATTCTGCCGATCTGTGCACCTGGTCGTGGAGAGATCACTGTGCTGCGATGGAGCCCGGATGGGCGTCATCTTGCATTCGGCACTGAAACTGGCTTTGCCGCCTGGATCGATTTCTCACGGCAGGACTAG
- a CDS encoding sarcosine oxidase subunit beta family protein: MLSDRYSILSVISQALRGHKGWKPAWRDAAPAPSYDVVIVGGGGHGLATAYYLASRYGIRNVAVLEKGWIGGGNVGRNTTIIRSNYGLPGNIPFYELSMKLWETLEQDINYNAMVSQRGVLNLIHSDGQRDAYARRGNAMRLHGVDAELLDREAVRAMYPFLNFDHARFPIKGGLLHRRGGTVRHDAVAWGYARAADRLGVDIIQNCEVTGLKIEHGRILGVDTKRGFIGAKTVALSVAGSSSKVAAMAGMRLPIESHVLQAFVSEGLKPVIPGVITFGAGHFYISQSDKGGLVFGGDIDGYNSYAQRGNLPTIEDVCEGGVALMPAIGRARLLRHWAGLMDMSMDGSPIIDRTPVDGLYLNAGWCYGGFKAVPAAGLCLAHLVATGTPHEVARAYRLDRFATGHVIDEKGMGAQPNLH, translated from the coding sequence GTGTTGTCAGACCGCTATTCCATTCTGTCCGTCATCTCACAGGCGCTGCGTGGCCATAAAGGGTGGAAACCCGCTTGGCGTGATGCCGCGCCCGCCCCATCCTATGATGTCGTGATCGTGGGTGGCGGCGGACATGGATTGGCCACAGCCTATTATCTTGCCAGTCGTTACGGCATCCGCAACGTCGCCGTGCTGGAAAAAGGCTGGATCGGCGGCGGCAATGTCGGTCGTAACACCACCATTATTCGTTCCAATTACGGGCTGCCGGGCAATATCCCGTTCTACGAACTGTCCATGAAACTGTGGGAGACTCTGGAACAGGACATCAACTACAACGCCATGGTCAGCCAGCGCGGTGTGCTGAACCTGATCCATTCCGATGGCCAGCGCGACGCCTATGCGCGGCGCGGAAACGCCATGCGACTGCACGGGGTGGATGCAGAGCTGCTGGACCGCGAGGCAGTGCGTGCAATGTATCCATTCCTGAACTTTGATCACGCACGCTTTCCCATCAAGGGCGGTCTTCTGCACAGACGCGGCGGCACGGTACGGCATGATGCGGTGGCATGGGGCTATGCCCGCGCCGCAGACCGTCTGGGTGTAGACATTATCCAGAACTGTGAAGTCACCGGGCTGAAAATCGAACATGGCCGTATTCTCGGGGTCGACACGAAACGGGGCTTTATCGGTGCGAAAACGGTGGCGCTGTCAGTGGCCGGCTCTTCCAGCAAGGTCGCGGCCATGGCGGGTATGCGGTTACCGATCGAAAGCCATGTGTTGCAGGCTTTCGTCAGTGAAGGTTTGAAACCGGTCATTCCCGGCGTCATCACCTTCGGCGCGGGGCATTTCTATATCAGCCAGTCGGATAAAGGCGGCCTTGTGTTTGGCGGCGATATTGACGGCTACAACTCCTACGCCCAGCGCGGCAATCTGCCGACCATCGAGGATGTGTGTGAAGGCGGCGTCGCGCTGATGCCCGCCATTGGCCGGGCCAGATTGCTGCGGCACTGGGCCGGGCTGATGGACATGTCGATGGATGGCAGCCCGATCATCGACCGTACTCCGGTTGACGGGCTGTATCTGAATGCAGGCTGGTGTTACGGCGGCTTCAAGGCGGTTCCCGCGGCAGGGCTGTGTCTGGCCCATCTGGTTGCCACCGGCACGCCGCATGAGGTTGCCAGAGCCTATCGTCTGGACCGTTTCGCCACCGGTCATGTGATTGATGAAAAAGGCATGGGCGCACAGCCCAACCTGCACTGA
- a CDS encoding potassium-transporting ATPase subunit F, producing the protein MTFDFVLAGGVTIFLLVYVAAVLIRPERF; encoded by the coding sequence ATGACCTTTGATTTTGTTCTGGCAGGTGGTGTGACTATTTTTTTGCTGGTCTATGTTGCCGCCGTTCTGATCCGGCCGGAAAGGTTCTGA